AAATGCAGAAATACCACCTGCAAAATTTGATTGTGATATTTCTACTAACGTTGCAATGGTATTATCAAAAGCAAACAAAAAGTCTCCGATAGATCTTGGAAATGTAATATCTAAATCTTTAGTTGAAAAAGATAAGATGATTGAAAAGGCTGAAGTAGTCAAACCAGGATTTATTAATATCAATTTGAAACCAGAATTTTGGACTAATTTTTCAAAAGAGATATTAGGAAATTCAAAATCTTTTGGGAAAAATGAAAAAGAAAAAAAACATAATTATCTAGTTGAATTTGTATCTGCTAACCCAACTGGACCATTACATGTAGGCCATTGTAGAGGTGCCATATTAGGTGATGTTATTTCTAATGTTTTATTATTTAATAATCATAAAGTAACAAAAGAATATTACGTAAATGATTATGGAAATCAGATAATTAATTTTACTAAGTCTGTTTATTTTAGAATTAGAGAAATTTTATTCAGTGAAAAATTTCCAATTGAAAATGAAGATTTATATCCTGGTGATTATTTAATTGATTTTGCAAAAAATATTTCCTCTGAGAATAAAGATATAGATTTTAGCAATTATGAGAAAATTTCTTCTAATCTTACTGAATTATCAATCGAACAAGCTTTAAAACTGATAAAGAAAAATTTAGAAAGTCTTGGCATTATTCATGATAATTTTGTTAGTGAAAAAAAATTGGTTGCAAATAATGAAGTTCAAGATGTTATTAAATATTTAACTAACAATAACTTTGTTTATACAGGAAAAATCAAAGCTCCTGAAGGAGAAGATAATAACAATTGGGTGGAACGTGATCAGCTACTTTTTAAATCAACAGATTTTGGAGATGATAAAGATAGAGCTTTACAAAAATCTGATGGATCTTGGACGTATTTTGCTAGCGATGTTGCTTATCATAAAAACAAGTTAGACAGAAAATTTGATTATTTAATCAATATACTTGGCGCTGATCATGCTGGTTATATTAAAAGAATTACTTCTTCTGTTGATGCGCTTTCAAATTCTAAGAATAAATTAATTTGTAAAGTTAGCCAGTTAGTTAAATTAATTAAAGACAATAAACCTTTTAAGATGTCAAAACGAAAAGGTGATTATATTACTGTTGATGATTTAATTAATGAAGTTGGTAAAGATGCTACGAGATTTATTATGTTAAACAGAAGTAGTGATGTTGAATTAGATTTTGATTTTGATAACGTAATTGAAAAATCAAAAGATAATCCCCTTTACTATGTGCAATATGCATACGCTAGGATTTCATCTGTATTTAGACATTTAGGAAAAGATATCAATAAAGATTTAGATATAAAAAATTTTAATTTTAAATATTCAAAAGAGGAAATAAAAATATTAAAGAAAATATCTGAATGGCCAAAATGTATTGATACATCATGTAAGAAGTTGGAACCTCATAGGGTGCCTAGCTATTTATATGAACTTTCATCTGAATTTCATTCATACTGGAATTTAGGTAAAGATAATCCAGAAAAAAGATTCATAAATGAAAATAAAGAAATATCTGATGAAAAATTAGTTTTTTTAAAGGTTATCTCGAATTTGATAAAATCTGGTATGGGAATTGTTGGAGTTTCGACACCTGAGAAAATGTAATGCTGAAAGAAATAAAATATTTAATTTTTACAATTATAATTTTTTTATTTCTTTTTTTTACAGGTAAATATTATTTTTCAGATGAATATAAAAAAAAATCTTACAGGTCTTTAAATAATATTAACAATAAAATAGATAATTATTCATCAAAGCTACCTATTTTGGAAAGTGATACAGATAATATTGTCGAATATGTTAAGCAAAATACTAAAAAAAAGAAAAAATTTAATTTTTGGAAATTATTAGAAGATGATAAAGAGTAGGAGAGCTTTTATAACAGGTATAAAATCCTTAAAACTCAATTCATCTGAAATTAAATTCTTAAAAAAATATAAACCTTGGGGTGTCATTCTTTTTTCAAGGAACATAAAAGATATTACGCAAACAAAAAAACTAACTGACCATATAAAAAAGATTTTTAGAGATAAAAATTATCCAATCTTAATTGATCAAGAAGGGGGCAGAGTAAATAGATTAAATAATATTATATCATTTAATACATTAACTTCTGAATATTTTGGAGATCTGTATAAAAAGAATAAGTTTAAATTTAATATTATTTATAAAATGTTTGTTGATCAAACATCTCATTTATTAAAATTAATTGGAGCTAATATTAACACATTACCAGTTTTAGATATAAGAATTAAAGGTTCTAGTAATATAATTGGAGATAGATCCTTTTCAAAAGACCCTAAGATTGTTTCAAAAATAGGCGATCTTTGCATTAAATATTTTCATGATAATTCAATAGGAACCGTAATAAAACATATACCAGGTCATGGTGAAGCTAAAGTTGACAGTCATCTCTTTACACCAACTGTTAAGAAAAAATTATCAAAATTACTAACTAGTGATTTTTCTCCATTTAAAAATAAGAAAAGTTTTTTTGCGATGACTGCACATGTAATTTACGATGATATTGATAAATTTAATACAGCAACGCACTCAGAAAAAGTTATCAAACTAATCAGAAATAAAATTGGCTTTAAAAAAATTTTGATTTCCGATGACTTATCAATGAAAAGTTTAAAAAAAGATTTAAAATTTAATACAATCAGAACATTCAGCTCAGGTTGTAATATTGCTCTTCATTGCAATGGGAAATTAAATGAAATGACAACAGTTGCGTCAAACTCACCACTAGTAGATAGTTTTATTGTTCAAAAAACTTCAGAATTTTATAAGATTTTAAGATAAGATATTTTAATGAGCGAAGTTGATTCAGATCTTTTCAATGTTGATATCAGTAATTATCAAGGTTCACTTGAAGTTTTGCTTGATCTAGCAAAAGCACAGAAAGTTGATTTAGAACAAATTTCTATAACAAAATTAGCTGATCAATTTAATGTTTACATTAAAGAAAATTCTAATTTAAATTTAGAGATTGCCTCTGAATATTTATTAATGGCCACTTGGCTTGCATATCTAAAATCAAAATTACTATTACCAGGTACGCCTGAAGAAGAATTTAAAGTTCAAGAGGTGGCTGAAAAATTAAAACTACAATTAAAAAAATTAGAATTAATAAGACTTTTGTCCGATCAAATGCTCAGAAGAAAAAGGTTAGGAAGAGAAATTAGAACAAGAGGAATGAAAGCAAATATAAGATCAATTTATAATTCTGAGTATAAACTTAATTTATTTGAGATTTTGAAAACTTACGCAAATATAATTATGACAAAAGATTTTCAAAAAATGAATATTCCTAAATTACCTGTTTATACAACTGAAGATGGCATAAAAAGAATTAAAGAATTTTTTGGAAAACTTTTAGATTGGAAAGATTTAGAAGAATTAATTCCAAAGAATTTTAAAGATGGTAAAAATTTTAAAAGAACTGGTAAAGCAGGAATATTTGCAGGATCATTGGAATTAGTTAAAGAAGGAAATTTGTCAATTAAACAAGAAGATTTATTTAAAAAAATTTATATTAAAGAAAATAAATGAAAAAAGAAAAATTAGAAAAAAAAGATAATGTAGTTAAATTTCCATCTAAAAGATCTAACTTGGAAAGAGAAATTGAAGCTATTATTTTTGCAGCAGCAGAACCATTAGATTTAGAAACAATTGAAAATAAAGTTTCTAGCAAAGGTAATGTAAAAAAAACGTTAGAAAAACTACAAGACGAGTACTCTTCGAAAGGAATAAATCTAGTTTGTATATCAAAAAAATGGTCATTTAGGACTGCACAAAATTTATCTAGTTTAATGTCCAAAGAAAAAACTGTAGAAAAAAAATTATCAAAAGCTGCAATAGAAACTTTAGCAATAATTGTTTACCACCAACCTGTTACAAGAGCAGAAATAGAAGAAATCAGAGGTGTTGCTTTTGGCACAAACACACTTGAAATACTAATGGAGCTAAATTGGGTCAAACCAGGTGGAAGAAAAGATGTTCCGGGCAAACCTATACAATACGTTACAACAGATGACTTCTTAAGTCATTTTAACCTTCAAAAATTATCTGATTTACCTACTGTTGATGAGCTTGGTGCTGCAGGATTAATTGATACATCAAGTGTAGATAATGCAATTTTTGGTACTGGAAAATTCTACAAAGAAAAACAAGATGAAAAAAAAGAAGATATCTATTCAAATATTGATGAAATGCTCAACAGCACTCTTAATAAAGAAGAAGATGAAAAATGATACTTTTATTTTAACTACAAAAAGGCTATAAACAATTTATGAGTATCGGAATTTGGCAAATAGTTATTATAGTTATTTTAGTAGTACTTCTTTTTGGAAGAGGAAAAATTTCTAGCTTAATGGGCGATGTAGCTAAAGGAATTAAAAGTTTCAAAAAAGGTATGGCATCTGATGCAGATGACAATGAGCCTAAAAACATATCTGATAATAATCAAAATAATAATAACCAAGACTCCAACAATAAAGATTAAATCACATGCCTACTATCGGTTGGTTTGAGATTTTAATAGTAGTTGCCCTTGCTATAATTGTTCTTGGACCTAAAGACTTTCCAATAATGCTAAAAAAAGTTGGTTCTTGGATCGGATCAACAAAAAGATATATCAATAATATTCAAGATGAAGTTTCAAATATTAATATTGAGCCAGATGAGACTGATAAAAAAGAAAAAGATAAAAAAATAGATAAAGATGAGTGAAGATAAATTTGAAGGTGGTTTCGTAAGTCATTTAGCTGAATTAAGACAAAGGCTAATTCATAGTTTTATTTTTTTAATTATATTTTTTGTAATTTGTTATTTCTTTTCAGAATATATTTATGGTTTTCTTGTAGATCCTTTTGCTCAAGCTGTTAAGGATGATAATTCGAATAGAAGATTGATTTTTACAGCTCTTCAAGAAACTTTTCTTACTTATTTAAAAGTTTCTTTTTTCACAGCTTTTTTTGTTACATGTCCATATATATTAATGCAGATTTGGAAGTTTGTTGCTCCTGGTCTTTATAAACATGAAAAAAAAGCAATCATGCCTTATTTAATACTTACACCAATATTATTTTTTTTAGGTGGCATGCTTGTTTATTATTTGATTATGCCATTAGCTATAAAATTCTTTTTATCTTTTGAAAGTACAGGTGCATCTACTAATTTGCCAATTCAACTTGAAGCTAAAGTTAATGAATATTTATCTTTAGTAATGAAATTAATTTTTGCTTTTGGCATTAGCTTTCAGCTACCTGTTGTCTTAAGTTTATTAGCAAGAATTGGTATTGTAGATTCTGATTTTTTAAGAACTAGAAGGAAATATGTTGTAGTTATAATTTTTGCTGCAGCAGCAATATTAACCCCACCTGACCCTATAACTCAAATCGGATTAGCAATACCATTATTAATACTGTATGAGTTATCAATATTTTCTGTAAATTTAATTGAAAAAAAAAAATTAGAACAAGAAGAAGCTGATGCATAACATTAAAGATATTAGAAAAGACTTAAAATCTTTTGAGGAACATTTAAAAAAAAGATTTGTGAATGTTGATATTGATGAAATTAAAAAACTTGATGAAAATAATAGAGAATTAATACAGAAAAAAGAAACTTTAGAACAAGAAAAAAAAGAAATTTCAAAATCAAAAGATCAAAATTTATTCAAAAGATCTAAAGAAATATCATCAGAAATTGATAACTATTCAAAGGAGCAAACTGAAATTAAAAATAGATTAGAGAACATTTTATCTTCTATTCCAAATATTCCACATTCAGACGTGCCGATAGGAAAAGATGAAAATGAAAATTTAGAAGTTTCAAAATCCGGTAAAATACCGGAATTTGATTTTAAACCAAAATCTCATTTTGATTTAGGTGAAAAATTAGGAATGTTAGATTTTGATTTAGCTACCAAAACAACTGGTGCTAGATTTGTTTTTGTTAAAGATAAGTTAGCATTAATGGAAAGAGCAATTACTAACTTTATGTTAGATACCCATATACATAGAAATTCTTATAAAGAAATATCTCCTCCTTTAATGGCATCAGCTAATACAATGTATGGTACTGGTCAATTACCTAAATTTGAAAATGACCAGTTTGAATTAAAAATGGAAGAGGGTTCAGATAGAAAGTTTTTAATTCCAACAGCTGAAGTTATTTTAACTAATATAGTTAAAAACCAAATTGTTGATAAAGCAAATTTGCCAATGAGATTAGTAGCCGCTACACCATGTTTTCGTAAAGAAGCTGGTAGTTACGGTAAAGATACAAAAGGAATGATAAGACAGCACCAATTTTACAAAGTTGAGATGGTAAGTATTGTTGAAAATCAAAATTGCTTAGAAGAACTAGAACGTATGACTAATTGCGCAACTGATATTTTAGATCAATTAGAACTACCATACAGAAAAGTTATTCTATGCACAGGAGATATGGGTTTTAGTGCAGAAAAAACTTATGACATTGAAGTTTGGTTACCGTCAGAAAATAAATATAGAGAAATTTCATCTTGTTCATCATGCTCAACATTTCAAGCTAATCGAATGAAATCTAGATATAAAAATGATAATAAAGAAACTCTATTTGTTGGTACTTTAAACGGCAGTGGCTTAGCAGTTGGTAGAACTATGATAGCAATTATGGAAAATTACCAACAAAAAGATGGTTCAATAGAAATTCCTAAAGTCCTAAGACCCTATATGAACAATATGGACAAAATAACTTCCAATTAAAGTTGTTTTCACTAATTAGATAGTATAAAAATCAGCATCATTTAAAGGAGAATTATGGAAGGTTCAGGAATAGGTCAATTTATACCGTTAATTTTAATATTTGTAATTTTTTACTTTTTTCTTATCAGACCACAGCAAAAAAAAGTTAAAGAACACAAAGCTATGGTTGAGAACTTAAAAAAAGGCGACAAAGTTATTACTTCTGGAGGAATAACAGGGACTATTGAAAGAGTTATTGATAACGAAAGAGTTGAAGTTGAAATAGCTGAAAATGTTAAAGTTGAAATTATTAAAGCTACTGGAATTCAATCTTTAGTGGGTACACCAGAAGTTAAAAAATAATTTAATTCATTAAGTGTTATATTTTTCTAAAACTAGAATTGTATCTATACTAATATTTGTATTAGTATTTATTTTTATTGTTTCTTCAAATTTTCTTAATTTTACAAATCAAACAATTAATAAAAGAATAAATTTAGGTTTAGATTTGCAAGGTGGGTCTTACTTATTATTAGAAATTGATAATAAACCTGTAGTCCAACAAAAACTTCAAAACTTAACTACAACAATAAGAAGTTACTTCAAAGATAACAATATAAATATATTTGATATATCTATAGAGGAAGAAAGCATTTATTTTAAAGTAGATGATCTAAACAAAGAAAAGGTTATATCTACTTTCAAAGATGAAGAAAGTGAAATTAATCCTTATTATCCAAGATTTAAATCACATCAATTAGATATAACTGATGAAAACAATAGATTAAAATTATCATTTTCTAGACAAGGTTTAATTGAATTAAAAACTTCATCACAAGATCAAGCAATCGAAATTGTTAGAAGACGTATAGATGAAATAGGTACAAATGAACCAAACATTTTAAAAAGAGGTAATAATAGAATTTTAGTTGAATTACCTGGTCTTGATGATCCTATGAGAATTAAATCATTATTAGGTAAAACAGCCAACTTAACTTTCAGATTTGTTACACAAAATGATTCTGAAACTTTTGGTGTTGAAAAATTAGTTTATGAAAATAGTTCTGAGGAAGCTCTAGTTAGTAAAAGAATTATCTTAAGTGGTGAAAATTTATTAGATGCACAACCAAGGATGGATACTCAGGCTAATGAAACAGTTGTTTCTTTTACATTAGATCGTGTTGGTGCAAAAAGATTTGGTAAAGCAACTTCAACAGGAATTGGTAAACAATTAGCTATTATTTTAGACGGAAAAATTATAAGTGCTCCAGTAATTCAAGACGCAATTGTAAGCGGTAATGGTCAGATAAGTGGTGGCTTCACATTTCAATCAGCTACGGATTTAGCATTATTATTAAGATCTGGTGCTTTGCCCGCACCTATGAATATAATTGAAGAAAGAACTGTAGGACCTGATTTAGGTCAAGACTCAATAGATGCAGGTATTTTTGCTTTAATTATTGGATCGATATTAGTTTTAGTTTTTATGTTTATAAAATATCGAATATTTGGCTTAATTACTAATATCACATTGATACTTAATTTAATTATCTTAATGGGAGTTTTAACTCTATTTGAAGCAACACTAACTTTACCAGGTATTGCTGGTATTATTTTAACTGTAGGTATGGCAGTTGATGCAAACGTACTTATCTTCGAGAGAATAAAAGAAGAATTAAAGAATGAAAAAAATAATATAATTGCTTTTGATAGTGGTTATACAAAGTCAAGAACTGCAATTATTGATGCCAATATAACAACTTTACTTGCTGCAATAATATTATTTTTCATGGGATCTGGTCCTATAAAAGGTTTTTCAATTACGCTTGGTGTTGGAATATTTACAACATTATTTTCTGTGTATTTCATTGCTAGGTTATTAACTAGTTTATACGTATCTAAAAATAAGGATAAAGAGGCATTAATAAGATGATATCTTTTAATAAATACTACAATCTATTCAATATAGTTTCAGTTATTTTAGTTGTTTCATCTATTTTATTGCTTGTTTTTAAAGGTTTAAATTTTGGTATTGATTTTAAAGGTGGAACATTAATCGAATTAAGAGCAGAAGATAAAAAAATTAATATTTCTTCACTAAGAGACTCATTGAATAACATGGACCTTGGTGATGTGTCAGTTAAAAATTTTGGTAATGAAACTGATTTCTTAATAAAATTTGAAAATAACTCTAAGAAAAATATTATTGAAGATATAAAAAATAATCTAGAAAATTCATTTGGTAATACATTCAACTTCAGAAGAGTAGAAAATGTTGGGCCTAAAGTTAGTAGCGAATTATTAAGATCAGGAATAATAGCTATATCTGTAGCATTAGCTGTAATGTTATTTTATATTTGGATTAGATTTGAATGGCAGTTTAGTTTAGGAGCCATATTAGCTTTATTTCATGATGTATTCGTAACACTTGGTTTTTTTTCACTATTCAGTTTGGAAATAAATCTTTCAATTATAGCAGCTGTTTTAACAATAGTTGGTTATTCAATGAATGATACGGTTGTTATTTATGACAGAGTAAGAGAAAATTTACGAAAATATTCAGATATAAAAATATTTGAATTAACAAATATTTCAATAAACGAAACACTTTCAAGAACGATTATTACATCAGCAACAACCTTATTTGCATTGTTAGCAATATATTTTTTTGGTGGAGAAATTTTAAAAGGTTTTTCTTTAGCGATGATTTTAGGTGTTGTATTTGGAACTTATTCATCAATCTATATAGCAAATACAGTTCTTGTGAGATTAAACGTAACTCAAAAAACAGTTCTAAGAGAAGATAAAGAGTAACCTAATATAAGTTTTGAGCTGCAACCATTGTTAATAACATTGGTAATGATAACAATGTATTTGTTCTAGAAAACAACATAGCAGTTTTTGCAGATTTTGCTTTTAATTCAGGATCACATTCAACTATACCTAAAGCTCTTTTTTGATTTGGCCATATTACAAACCATACGTTAAATGCCATCACCAAACCAAGCCACATTCCAATACCTATAGCAGTATGTTTTGGAATACCTGATCCAATGCTTAAAGTCATTGCATCATGAAGATATCCATTTAAGCCTGCAAGAATTAAACCAGATAAAACAGTAAATGCAGCAGCCCATCTAAAGTAAAATAGAGCAGCAGGAGCAATAACTTTACCTATTGCAGGTTTTTGTTCATCTGGAATTTTTCCCATATTTGGAATCTGAACAAAGTTGAAATACCATAATAAACCAATCCACATTATTCCAACTACAACATGAACATACCTAGCTATCCAGCTCCAAAAAGCTCTATCAAAACCAAAACCATCGTTTTGCATGAATAGACCTAAAAATAAGATAATTGCTAATGCAAGAGAGGCATGAATTGTTTTTGATAATGAAGATAGTAAATTTGACATGATTCTTATTTTATACACTAAAATTAATGAAATTTTAATTATAAATTAGTTCAAAAGGGGTTTTAAAAATTTACCTGTATAACTATCTTTAATTTTGACAATTTCCTCAGGTTTTCCTTCTGCTATGATTTTTCCACCTTTTACGCCGCCCTCGGGACCCATATCTACAATATAATCAGCTGTTTTAATAACATCTAAATTATGCTCAATTACCACGACTGAATTTCCTAATGCAACAAAAGTGTGAAGAATTTCTAATAGTTTTTTAATATCATGTTGATGTAATCCTGTTGTCGGTTCGTCAAGAATATACATCGTTCTCCCAGTAGATCTTTTTGAAAGTTCTTTAGCAAGTTTTATTCTTTGAGCCTCTCCTCCAGATAGAGTAGTGGCCTGTTGTCCTATTTTTATATAGCCTAAACCTACTTTTTTTAAAGTTAAAAGTTTTGATTTTATATTTGAAATATTTTCAAAATACTCACATCCTTCATCAACAGTCATATTCAATACATCTGCAATACTTTTATCTTTAAATTTTATTTCAAGAGTTTCTCTATTGTATCGTGTTCCTTTACATTCATCACATTGAATATATACATCAGGTAAGAAGTGCATTTCATAAGTAATAACACCATCACCTTCACAAGCTTCACATCTTCCACCTTTAACATTAAATGAAAACCTTCCAGGTTTGTATCCCCTTGATTTAGATTCAGGTAAAGCTGTAAACCAATCTCTAATTGGACCAAATGCCCCAGTATAAGTAGCAGGATTTGATCTTGGGGTTCTACCAATAGGTGATTGATCAATATCAATTATCTTATCAACTAGTTCAGTACCTTTAAATCCTTTGAATGGTTTTGGAATTTTTCTAGATTTGTTATTATTTAAAGCAAGGTTGAGAGCATTATATAGTGTTTGTAAAACTAATGTTGATTTACCACTACCGGATACACCAGTCACACATGTGAGACTACCAAGTGGTATTTTCAAATTTACATTGTCAAGATTGTTACCTGATGCACCGGTAATTTCTAAAAATCTTCCATTTTTTGCAAGTCTTCTTTTTTTAGGAACATCTATTCTAAATTTGTTTGATAAATATTTTCCTGTTATACTTTCTTTGTTAGCAGTAATTTCTTTTATTGTTCCTTGAGCAATAACTTCACCGCCTTTACTTCCAGCTTCTGGACCTAAATCAATAATATGATCAGCATTTTCCATTGTCTCAGTATCATGTTCGACAACAATAACTGTATTACCTAGATCTCTTAATCTTTTTAAAGCACTTATCAATTTAACATTATCTTTTTGATGAAGACCTATAGATGGTTCATCTAAAACATAAAGTACACCAGTTAAACCTGAACCAATTTGTGATGCCAATCTAATTCTTTGAGCTTCACCACCAGAAAGAGTGCTAGACTCTCTTGATAGTGTTAAATAATCTAATCCAACATTTAATAAAAATTTTAGTCTTTCATTAATTTCTTTTAGAATATGTTCAGCAATTTTTAGTTGTCTTTTGTCTAATGTTTTTTCTAAGTCATTAAACCATTTAGCTGCATCACTTATGGATTTTTCGGTTACTTCACTTATATGTAAATTATCAATTTTTACACATAAAGCTTCATCCTTTAACCTATGCCCATTACATCTTTCACATTTTGTATCTGATTGATATTGAGCGATTTCCTCTCTTTTCCAATCACTATCTGTTTCTAGATAACGTCGTTCAAGGTTGTTAATTACTCCTTCAAATGTTTTTTTATGTGAATATTTTTCATATCCATCATCATAATTAAACTTTATTTCCTCATCATCAGATCCATATAAAATAATATCTTTAATTTTTTTGGGTATTTTGTTCCACTTATCCTCTAATGAAAAACCATAATGTTTAGCCAAAGAAGCTAGAGTTTGAGCGTAATACATTGTTGTTGTTTTTGCCCAAGGTTCAATAGCACCATCTGCTATACTTTTTTTATCATTAGGAATTACAAGATTTGGATCTACGTTTAATTTTACACCTATACCCTCACATTCTTCACAAGCTCCAAATGGACTATTGAATGAAAATAATCTTGGTTCTATTTCTTCAATTGTAAAACCACTTTCAGGACAAGCAAATTTTGTTGAAAAGATTAAGCTTTCAATTTTCCTAAATTTTTTAGGAAGCGTTTCATCTTCATATTCAACAAATAATAAACCATTTGCAAGATTTACTGCTGTTTCAATACTTTCTGCTAATCTATTTCCTAATGAGGAATTTAACACAATTCTATCAACTAAAATTGAAATATCATGTTTAACTTTTTTATTTAATTCAGGAGACTGATCAATATCGTATAAGACATTATCAATTTTAATCTTCCTAAATCCTCTTCTTTTATAACTCTGAATTTCTTTTTTATATTCTCCTTTTCTGCCTCTAACGACAGGAGCATATAAATAAATTGTAGATTTTTTTGGTAGCTCTTTTATTTTGTCTACTATTTGGGAAATAGTTTGAGAAGTAATTGGCTTACCTGTAAAAGGAGAGTAGGGTATACCAGCTCTCGCATACAAGACACGCATATAATCATAAATTTCAGTTACTGTAGCAACCGTTGATCTTGGATTTTTAGATGTATTTTTTTGTTCAATAGATATTGCAGGACTTAAACCCTCAATAAGGTCTACATTAGGTTTTTTCATTTTATCTAAAAACTGTCTTGCGTATGCAGAAAGACTTTCAACATATCTTCTTTGCCCTTCGGCATAAATTGTATCGAATGCTAATGAAGATTTTCCTGATCCAGATAACCCTGTTATTACCACAAATTTATCTTTTGGAATTTCAAGGGAAACATTTTTTAAATTATGTTCTTTTGCCCCCTTAATAAGTATCTTTTTGATCATAAATTTTTGTTGCTTTGTCTAATAAAATTATTATTCAGAGTAAAGTGTGATATAAATCTATTTAATTTAATTAACAAATATTAAAATATTATGGCAGGAAGTTTAAATAAAGTATTATTAATTGGTCGTTTAGGCGCAGACCCAGAAATCAAACAAATGGTTAATGGTAAAAGTGTTGCTAGATTAAGTTTAGCAACTAGTCAAAGTTGGAAAGACAAAAATACAGGTGAAAAAAAAGAAAAAACAGAATGGCACCGTGTGGTTGTATTTAATGAAGGTTTAGTAAACGTTGTTCAACAATATTTAAAAAAAGGTGCTCAAATTTATGTAGAGGGACAACTTACAACTAGAAAATGGAAAGATGAACAATCTGGACAAGATAAATATTCTACTGAAATTGTAATCCAAGGTTATAATTCTTCACTAACAATGTTAGGTGGCGGAAGTGGGTCTGGCGGAATTCAAAATGACTCAATGTCTCAAATTTCAAATGATATGTCTGATAATTCACAAGTATCAAATGAAATGGACGATGATATTCCTTTTTAATTAAGTAATGCAAAAAACAGAATCACCTAAAGACAATAATATAAAACTGATCTCAATGCATGATGAGATGAGCTCATCATATTTATCTTAT
The DNA window shown above is from alpha proteobacterium HIMB5 and carries:
- a CDS encoding arginine--tRNA ligase (PFAM: DALR anticodon binding domain; Arginyl tRNA synthetase N terminal domain; tRNA synthetases class I (R)~TIGRFAM: arginyl-tRNA synthetase) is translated as MNIFDLYLDRIKDVLSSLSKNNEIILPESLEGINAEIPPAKFDCDISTNVAMVLSKANKKSPIDLGNVISKSLVEKDKMIEKAEVVKPGFININLKPEFWTNFSKEILGNSKSFGKNEKEKKHNYLVEFVSANPTGPLHVGHCRGAILGDVISNVLLFNNHKVTKEYYVNDYGNQIINFTKSVYFRIREILFSEKFPIENEDLYPGDYLIDFAKNISSENKDIDFSNYEKISSNLTELSIEQALKLIKKNLESLGIIHDNFVSEKKLVANNEVQDVIKYLTNNNFVYTGKIKAPEGEDNNNWVERDQLLFKSTDFGDDKDRALQKSDGSWTYFASDVAYHKNKLDRKFDYLINILGADHAGYIKRITSSVDALSNSKNKLICKVSQLVKLIKDNKPFKMSKRKGDYITVDDLINEVGKDATRFIMLNRSSDVELDFDFDNVIEKSKDNPLYYVQYAYARISSVFRHLGKDINKDLDIKNFNFKYSKEEIKILKKISEWPKCIDTSCKKLEPHRVPSYLYELSSEFHSYWNLGKDNPEKRFINENKEISDEKLVFLKVISNLIKSGMGIVGVSTPEKM
- a CDS encoding glycosyl hydroalse family 3 (PFAM: Glycosyl hydrolase family 3 N terminal domain) codes for the protein MIKSRRAFITGIKSLKLNSSEIKFLKKYKPWGVILFSRNIKDITQTKKLTDHIKKIFRDKNYPILIDQEGGRVNRLNNIISFNTLTSEYFGDLYKKNKFKFNIIYKMFVDQTSHLLKLIGANINTLPVLDIRIKGSSNIIGDRSFSKDPKIVSKIGDLCIKYFHDNSIGTVIKHIPGHGEAKVDSHLFTPTVKKKLSKLLTSDFSPFKNKKSFFAMTAHVIYDDIDKFNTATHSEKVIKLIRNKIGFKKILISDDLSMKSLKKDLKFNTIRTFSSGCNIALHCNGKLNEMTTVASNSPLVDSFIVQKTSEFYKILR
- a CDS encoding ScpA/B protein (PFAM: ScpA/B protein); the encoded protein is MSEVDSDLFNVDISNYQGSLEVLLDLAKAQKVDLEQISITKLADQFNVYIKENSNLNLEIASEYLLMATWLAYLKSKLLLPGTPEEEFKVQEVAEKLKLQLKKLELIRLLSDQMLRRKRLGREIRTRGMKANIRSIYNSEYKLNLFEILKTYANIIMTKDFQKMNIPKLPVYTTEDGIKRIKEFFGKLLDWKDLEELIPKNFKDGKNFKRTGKAGIFAGSLELVKEGNLSIKQEDLFKKIYIKENK
- a CDS encoding condensin subunit ScpB (PFAM: Putative transcriptional regulators (Ypuh-like)~TIGRFAM: segregation and condensation protein B) produces the protein MKKEKLEKKDNVVKFPSKRSNLEREIEAIIFAAAEPLDLETIENKVSSKGNVKKTLEKLQDEYSSKGINLVCISKKWSFRTAQNLSSLMSKEKTVEKKLSKAAIETLAIIVYHQPVTRAEIEEIRGVAFGTNTLEILMELNWVKPGGRKDVPGKPIQYVTTDDFLSHFNLQKLSDLPTVDELGAAGLIDTSSVDNAIFGTGKFYKEKQDEKKEDIYSNIDEMLNSTLNKEEDEK
- a CDS encoding twin arginine-targeting protein, translocase, TatA/E family (PFAM: mttA/Hcf106 family~TIGRFAM: twin arginine-targeting protein, translocase, TatA/E family), with the protein product MSIGIWQIVIIVILVVLLFGRGKISSLMGDVAKGIKSFKKGMASDADDNEPKNISDNNQNNNNQDSNNKD
- a CDS encoding Sec-independent protein secretion pathway component (TIGRFAM: twin arginine-targeting protein translocase TatB), whose protein sequence is MPTIGWFEILIVVALAIIVLGPKDFPIMLKKVGSWIGSTKRYINNIQDEVSNINIEPDETDKKEKDKKIDKDE